The Amycolatopsis methanolica 239 nucleotide sequence GACCGGCGCGGACCTGCTGCGCGACGTCGGCGATTTCCGGCTCCGGGCCGAACCCGGCGAGGAGGAGCGCGTAACCCGGACGGAAGCGGTGCTCCTCGGGCACGAAATCGGCGGGCGGAGCGTTCAGCGCCGCGATGATGGCGCCGGCTTTCCGCGGCAACGACTCGATGATCCCCTGCATGTGCCGCAGCGCCTCGGCGCCGCGGTCCTCTTCCCAGAAGAACAGGCCGACCTGGACGACCGGGCCGACCGGGTGGAGCCGGAACTCGAACTCGGTGACCACGCCGAAGTTCCCGCCGCCACCACGCAGGGCCCAGAACAGGTCGGTGTTCTCGGTGTCCGACGCGCGCAGCACGTCGCCGGAGGGGAGGACGACCTCCGCGGAAAGCAGGTTGTCGCAGGTCAGGCCGTACTGGTTGGTGAGCCAGCCGAAGCCGCCGCCGAGGGTGAGGCCGCCGACGCCGGTGTCGCTGACGGTGCCGCCGACCGTGGCTAGGCCGTGCCCCTGGGTGGCGGTGTCGACCTGCTGCCACCGCGCCCCGCCGCCGACCCGCGCGGTGCGGGTGCCCGGGTCGACCACGACCTGGTCGAGACTGCTCAGGTCGATGGTCAGGCCGCCGTCGGCCACCGCGGCCCCGCCGACGTTGTGCCCGCCGCCGCGGACGGCCACCTCCAGCGCCGAGTTCCGGGCGGTCGCGAGCGCCGTGGCGACGTCACGCGGGCCGGACGGCTGGACGATGACCGCCGGATGGCGGTCGATGAGGCCGTTCCACACGGCACGGCCCTGGTCGTACCCCGGATCGCCGGGGGTGAGGGCGGCGCCGTCGAGGGACCGCCGCAAGGTCTCCACGTCGAAGGGGTTCATGGCTTCCTGCTTTCGCGGGCGGATAGTGGACGTGGCGCGAACCACCAGAGGAAGTCGAAGTCGGTGTGACCTGCATTACAGATGGCGGCCGTCCGCACCGCGCGAACCTCCCCCGGGCGGGTGCAGTAGCATCGTGAGGTCAGCCGGAACGTCGAAGAGGGGCCTGAACGTGAAGAAGCTGCTGGCGCTCGCAGTCGTCGCGGGTGGGGTGCTGTTCGTGATCAAGCGCAACAAGGACGCCAAGGCTGAGGCCGACCTGTGGCGCGAGGCCACCGCTCCGACCGAGCGCCCGCTGGCCGCGGTCTCGACGAACGGCAGCGCGCCGGCGAAGGCCGCCGAGGCAGGCACGAACAACTGAACTTCACGCGGGCTTGGGGGCCCGCGTCCGGGGCTGTAGCTCAATTGGTAGAGCGCTGCTTTTGCAAGGCAGAGGTCAGGGGTTCGATTCCCCTCAGCTCCACGCATCGGAGGCTCGTGCTCGCGGAGAGCGCGAGTCGTTTGCGTTTCGCGTGTCTTGTGGGGGCGCAGCCCCCACGCCCCGCTCGGGGGGCGCGCCCCCCGAACCCCCGCTGGTGGTTGCGTCGGCCGCGTAAGGGGCGCCGGAGGGCGAAGCGGCTGATGTGATGTCTTGGGGTGAAACTGTCGCGCCCGGTCTGCTGATCATGGACAATCAGGGCTCGTTGATCACCTGATCCGCTGGGGTTCCCTTGTCCTCCTTGGCCGTCTGGCTCGCCGCTGCCGCGGTGCTCGTCCTCGCGGGCGGTGGTGCCGTGTTGCTTCCGCGGTGTCGCGACCGGCGCCGCTCCACCGGCACGGCTTGGTCCTCGGCGCGGGCAGCCGTCGCCAGGGCGCAGATCAGTCGTGATGCCGCCATGACCGACATCGGAGAGGCCGAACACCTCCTCACCAAGGCGGAGCGCCTGCTTGCCGACGGTGGCGGCACCGGCGCGGCCGAGACCGCCGAGCACGCCGCCCGGCGCGCCGATCAACTGTGGCGCGACGCGTGAAGCGCGGGCTCGAATGGCTGCGCTGGGGCTGCCTCGCCGCCGCGATCGGCGTCCTCGTCGTCTTCCTCGTCGCACAGGGGCAGACCTTCGACGTCAGCTACGGGCAGTCGCCGACGCGCACCGACCCCATCCGCGAGGGCGAGGCCGGCGAGCTCAGCGACACGACCGTCCCCTCCGTGGCGGAGATGACCGCGCTCGTCGCCGCCACCTCGGTCACCCGGCTGCCCGGTTCGATCGCGCAGTGGGACGAACAGCAGGTCCGCGCGGCGATCGGCGCCACCGACGTCCGCATCCTCGTCGCCCCGCCCGGGCTGGACGAGGCCGAGCGCGACCGCGTCCGCGACGTCGAGAACGCGAACATCACGATCATGGGCACCCAGGTCACCGGCGACCCCGGCCGGGTCGCCGCCGACCGGCTCACCGGCTGGCGCGCCCAGTTCGCCGCCGGAGACGTCACCGACCTGCTGCTCTTCCTGATCGCCCACATCCAGGACCGGCCTGAACCACCCGACGCCGACACCATCCGGTACCGCCAGCCGACCGCCGCCGAGCTCGAACCCGTTGTCGCCGACCTCCGCGCCAGCGGGACGCACGGCATGACCGACATCCCCGCCGCGGCCGACGCCTTCCCGAACGGCGCGCTGTTCGTCGTCCTGCCCCGGCAGCGGGCCGGACAGCCCATCCCGGACTACGGCACCGCGCTGACCAGCGTCTTCTCCGGCAAACCGATCGTCGTCATGTACGGCGAGTGGGTCGAGTACCACGGGCCGCAGGCCGCCGACTTCGCCGAGATCGCCGCCGCCGGCTTCTACGGCCAGTACAGCGACCGGCTCAGCCTCTACGCCTACCCGCAGCGCAACATCCTCGGCGCCTACCTCGACCGCGTCACCGACGTCCGCTATGCGGGCCTGTTCGACCGGCCACTGCCGTACCAGCCATTCGACCCCGTCCGGGTCGCGCTGCCCGCGCTGCCGTGGATCTTCGCGGCCTGCGCGCTCGTGTTCCTGGTCCTGACGGCGCGTGCGGTACGCACGACCGGGCAGCGGCGGCCGGGCGCGAGCGTGCGGATGGCCGGCCTCACCGCGCTGGCCATCGAGGTCTCCGGCCTCACCGGCGACACCACCGACCCAGCGCTGACCAGGGCGATCGCCACCCTCCAGTCCGCTCGGGAAGCCGTCGCCGAGAACCTGCCGGACCAGCACGTCGCCGCCCTGCTCGACGACGCCGAGGCCGAACTCGACCACGTGGCGAAGACCTTGAAGCGCCGGGAGTACCGGCCCGCCGTCTACCTCCGGGGCAGGCTGGCATGACGAAGTTCTTCCGCAGCACCTTCGGCATCGCCACCGTCGTCTGCTTCGCCTTCGCGGTCTGGGCACTGTGGACCGGCGGGATCTTCGAGGGTGCCATGGCCCGCGACGTGCGCACATCCTCGGTGTACGTCGCGGACGGGGTGGACCTCGACGAGGCCGCGGCCGAACGCGTCATCGGCAACCGTCGGCTCGTCGTCATCGTCGAAGAACCCGGCGCCGACCTCCGCGAAGGCTGTGACGACGTCGAGCGCGCCGCCGACGGCAACCTCGTCCTGCTGCTCAGCCAGGGCGACGACGAGTACGACACCTACGGCTGCGCGCTCCTGCCCGACCGCGACGACGAGAACTTCGGCAAGGCCTTCGTGGCCGAGCAGATCATCAAGCGCGGCATCGACCAGTTCGCCGACCGGCCGCGGGAGGCGATCAAGGTCGTCGCGGTCAACTACGACCTGCTCGTCCGCGCCGGCACCGTCCCGGACGGCGCGCGCGAGATCAGCGCGCCGCTGCCGCGGTTCCTCATCGCCGGCGCCGCGGTGCTGGCCGTCGTGCTCGGCGCGGTGGGCCTCAACCTCGCGGCCCGGCGCGCCGCCCGGCTGGCGATCCGGGTGCAGGAACAGCGGACGGCGGCCGGCGACGCGCGCAGCAGGCTCAACGCCGGGGCTGCCGTGCTGGCCCAGCAGATCATCGACCTCGACGGCAGGCACCCCGCTTCGATCATCGACGACTACGTTCGGTTGCTCGACGACATCCCGGACGCCCGCACCGAGGCGGAGTACAACGCGCTGGCCAAGCGGGTCGACGCGCTGAGCGAACGCTGCCGCCGCGTCACGTAGAGTTGCGGCAATGGCAGGCAGAGGCACGAAGCGGCGCGGCACCGCCCGTCCAGTTCCAGGCCGCTACCCGGTCCGCTTCGGACTCGCCGAGTTGCTCGCCGACGCCGACCGCCCCAACGCGTGGCTCCTGACCGTCGACGAGGTCGCGCAGTCCTATGTGGACCTCGATGATCCGACGCACCTGGAGTTCGAGTACGTGCGGCGCATCGGGGACGTCATCGACTGCCTCGCCGACGGCCCACTGGAGGCGCTGCACCTCGGCGGCGCGGGCTGCACCGTGCCGCGCTACATCGCGGCGACGCGGCCCGGCTCACGGCAGCTCGTCTTCGACGCCGACGAGCCGCTCATCGAGCTCGTCCGCGAGCAGCTCGACCTGCGTGCGGTTCCCAACCTGCGGGTGCGCATCTCCGACGGCCGCGAGGGCGTGGCCACGCGCCGCGACGGCTCAGCCGACCTGGTCGTCGCGGACGTCTTCCAGCGCGCGAAGATGCCGGGTGACGTGGCGACCCTGGAGTTCACCACCGACGTCGCCCGTTTGCTGCGGCCCGCGGGCACGTACCTGATCAACGTCGCCGACGGGCCGGGCCTGAAGTTCGCCCGCCGGGTCGTCGCCACGATCGGCGCCGTGTTCCCGCACGTCGTGATGCTCGCCGACTCGGGCGTGCTGCGCGGGCGGCGGTTCGGCAACGTCGTGCTGGTCGCCTCGCGTGCGGACCTGCCCGTCGACGGGATCACCCGTCGCGCCGCGTCCGCGGCCTTCCCGTCCCGCGTCACCAGCGGCGCGGAGCTGGAGCGGTTCCGCGGCAACGCCAAACCGATCCGCGACGACGAGGCGCTGGACACCCCGCGCCCGCCGTGGAACGTCTTCGGCCTGCCGCCTAGGACCTGATCTCGGCCAGGTGGTTGTAGGCCGACGCGCGGGAGATCCCCAGCGCGGCGGCCACCTCCGGCACGGCCTTCTGCAGCGCGAACAGCCCGCGCTCGTCGAGGGCCCGGAACAGGTCCAGCCGCTCGGCGCGCGTCATGCGGCTCACTGGCCGGCCGAGCTTGAGCTCCTCCTCGGCCACGACCGCGCGGATCAGCTGACCGACGTCATTGGTGAACGTCGTGGTCGCGTCGGGCAGCGCGGTCACCGCCGCCAGCTCGCCGAGCAGCACGGCGGCGTGCCGCAGGTCGGTCACGTCCAGGTTCACGCACAGCGCCCCGAACACCTCGCCGTCGCGGTCGCGCAGCAGCATCGTGGACGCCTTGATCACGCGCCCGGCCGGGGTCCGCGTCAGGTAGTTGATCTGGTCGCGCGCGTCGCGGCCCTGCTTGAGCAGGCTCAACCCCAGCTCGCTCATCGAGCCGCCGGGCGCGCGGCCGGTGACCTCGCCCGCGACGGCGACGACGGAGCCCTCCGGCCGCCGGTAGTCGTGCAGGACGACCTCGCAGTTGCCGCCGAAGGTGGCGGCCAGGCCGTCGAGCACGGGTCGGAGCGCGGAGAGCACCGCGTCGGCATCGGTCACCTGGGCATGATGTACAAAACCTGGATCGATTGTCTAGCGCGCCTCGGAGATCAGGATGTCCACCGCCGCGTCGTTGCGGGTCGTCTCCCGGACGATGTCCTCGTCCGGCGGGTAGAAGCCGGGGAACGGGCTCGTCGGGTACATCTCGAAGGTGAACGTCAGGATCTTGTGGGTACCCCACATCCAGTCGTTGATGTCGCCGTCGGTGACGTAGAGGTCGCTGGACTGCTGGGCCTTGTACTGGTTCGTCGCCGCCATGCGTTGCCCCACGTCGCGGAAGCGCGCGTTCTCCTCGGCCGTCATCCCCTCGCCGGTGTCGTCCTCGGTGTGCCCGAACGGCCAGAGGACCAACTCGGAGTAGGTGTGGAAGTCGATGTGCGCCTTGATCCGCTGCTTCCCGCCCGCCGCGCGGGAGTCGACGAACCTCGACACGGCCTGCGTCTCCGGCTCGGAGAAGGCCGACGGGCCGCGGTAGGTGTCTGACGCGGGCCGCGCGCTGGAGCCGTCGCAGCAGCCCCACTTGTAGCCCCAGTTGCGGTTCAGGTCGGTGCCGATCTTGCCGTCCTCGACGGGCCTGCGGTTCTTGCGCCAGTACTTGTAGTCGGTGTCCGAGATGTCGTACTCCGAGCCGTCCGGGTTGACGTTCGGGACCACCCAGATCACGTGGCCGTCGACCATCGAACGGATGTGCGGGTCGCTCGCGTATCCGTCGGTGAAGCGCTGCACGATGTGCAGGCACATCTCGGTGGTCAGGTGCTCGCGCGCGTGCTGGTTGCAGGTGAACAGCACCTCCGGCTCGCCCTCGTCGGCGGCGGCGTTGTCGCTGATCTTGATCAGGTTCAGCTCGCGGCCCTCGTAGGACTTGCCCACGCTGGACAGCACCGCGATCTCCGGGTGGTTCGCGGCCGCCTTCTGCAGTTCCGTCGTGACCTCGGCGTAGGTGTGGTAGCCCTCGTCGCCTGCCGGGAACTCGGCCGCGACGGCATGCGCGGGCGCGGTCCCGGCCAGCAGGGCGGCTCCGGTCACCAGGGCGAGCACGCCACCGGCGGCCCGAAGTGAATACATTTCGCCTCCGGATGAACACGTAGAGTAGCTTCTTCTACCCTGCTGTAGCGGCGCGCCAGCGACAACCCGGTGGCTGCCGGGTGGTTCACTGATCGGGTTATGCGACGAGTTATGCCCGCCCTGCTCGCGGCCGCCGCACTGGCCGGTTGTGCCGCCCAACAGGCTCCGGAGGCGCCCCCATCGCCGAGTGCGCCGCCGACGATCGCCGTGCAACTGCCGCCGGAGCCCACGCCGGCCCGCGCCGCGCCCTGCCCGTACCTGGAGAACTCGTTCGTCGCGAACGCCAACGGCCAGCGGGTGTCGAAGGTGGAGGTCTCCGCCGACCAGCCGCATCCGGCGTGCTTCTTCTACGCGCTCTCCGGGAAGCTCCAGCTGACCGTGTGGGTCTACACCGGCGATCCGGCGGTGGCGAAGGCGATCGTCGACCAGGCGGCCCCGGTGGCCACGAGCAACCCCGCGACCGATCCGCCAGGGTGGCAGGGCGGTTACGCAGCGAAACCGGACGGCGCGGTATATGCCGTGGCCAAGGACGGTACGGCGGTTGTCGTGACCACCGATCAGCAACAGACGGTGAAGGCGAGAACCGTTGCCCGGCAGGCGATCTCGCGGCTTTAAGGCCGCCAGGGTGCAGTGTCAAGTTGATCTTGTATTACCCTGATCGCACCTCGCAGCCGGGGGAGGACCAGCACGCGTACGGTCGAGACCTGCGGCCGGCGCCGTGCCACGGGCTGCGAGAAGCCCCCCCGTGTACCTCGATGTGAAGAAGGACAGACATTCGTGGCTGACACCCTCAAGGAAATCCTGCTCGACTCCAGCAGGCGTCCGGCCGTTGTGACCGACCTGGAGACGCTGGTCGACGAAGAGGTCTCGGACAAGGGCGGCGTGTCCGGCGCCGTCATCAAGACCGGCTTCGCCGCGGTCAAGAAGATCAAGCCGGGCATCATCGGCTCCGCCGTGGACAGCCTGCTCGACGACTTCACCGCCGCGCTCGAGCCGTTCTACGCCGACTTCAAGGCCCAGGGTGGCGGCGACTTCGGCGCCTACCTGTCCAGCCGTGGTGACCAGGCCGCCGACGCGCTGCTGAGCGTGACCGACGCGCGCGCCGCCAAGAGCAGCCGCGACAGCATCAAGAAGGTCTACGAGAAGCTGCGCCCGAATGGCAAGAAGAACGTCGAGGAGGCGCTGCCCCGCCTGGGCAAGCTGATCGACAAGCACGCGGCCGCCGCCTGAGGCAGGCCACGCGCGCGAACGGCCGTTTTCCCTTCGGTACCAGTAGGGAAAGCGGCCGTTTCGCATGTGCGGGCGTCCCGCGGATGGCGCCCGCGCAGGCGGAGGCGCCGCTCGAACCAGAGCCGAGCGGCACCTCCGGTGGAACGTGTCAGTTCTGCTTTTCCGCAGGTGACGGGCTCGGCGCGTGCTGGCCGTTCGCCGTCGACTCCGGGGTGGCCGGCTTCGGCGCCGCGCGCGGCGGCTCGGTGGCCACCGGCGGCTCCTGCTTGCCACGCAGCGCGACCGCGGCACCTGCCGCGGCCAGGACGCCCAGCACCAGGAAGAGCGGCCACTTGCGGCTCTTCTTCGTGCCCTTGGCGGCCAGCTTCGCCTCCTCCAGCGCGGCCCGGAAGTCCTTCTTCGCCTGCTTGAAGTCCTTCTTGGCCTTGCGCTTCGACTCGCCCGCCGCCTTCGCGGCCTGCACCGCGGCCTTGCGGGCCTTGCGGCCGGGCTTGCGCAGCTCGGCGAGCCGCGCCGCGGCCTCCTTGCGCGCCTGCTTGCTCGCCTTGGTCAGGTCCTTCCGGGCCTGACGGCCCCGCTTGACGGCTTCCTTGCGCGCCTCCTCGGTGCTCTCGGAAAGCCGTTTCTCGGCCGCGTGGGCGGCCTGAGCGGTCACTTCGGCGCCTGCCTTGCCGACCTCGACGGCCCGCTTGCTCAGGCCGAGCAAGCCGGCCTTGACCGACTCGCCCACCGAGTCCGCAGCTCGGGTCATGGCCTTTCACCTCGACAATCGTTTCGTCTCACGTTCCATCCCCGTAACCATCCTGCCCGTTTCCGGCCGATCTCGCTGCGGATGGCACGATGAAGCGGTGACCCAGAGCAGTGAATCCCTCGTTGGTGCGAAGGCGACCGCCGTGCTGCACACCAACGCCGGTGACATCCGGATCAACCTTTTCCCTGATCACGCCCCCAAGACGGTGGCCAACTTCGTCGGCCTCGCGGAGGGCACGAAGGAGTACCAGCGCCCGAACGCCAAGGGCGAGAACTCCGGCCCGTTCTACGACGGCGCGATCTTCCACCGCGTCATCTCGGGCTTCATGATCCAGGGCGGCGACCCGACCGGCACCGGCCGCGGCGGCCCCGGCTACCAGTTCGGCGACGAGTTCCACCCCGAACTGCAGTTCGACCGGCCGTACCTGCTGGCGATGGCGAACGCGGGACCGGGTACCAACGGCTCGCAGTTCTTCATCACCGTGGCCAAGACGCCGCACCTGAACTTCAAGCACACGATCTTCGGCGAGGTCGCCGACCAGCAGTCGCGCGACGTCGTGGACTCGATCGCGAACACCGCGACCGGCCCGGCGGACAAGCCGCTGCAGGACGTCGTCATCGAGAAGATCGACATCGAACGTGCAGGCTGAGCCAGGGTAGGTTGGAGGCATCGTGAACATGCCTCCCCACCCGCCTGTCTCGCAGCCGCCCCAGCAGTCGGCCCTGCCCGGTTGCTGGTGGCACCCGTCGCGCCCCACCGGGCTCACCTGCGTCCGGTGTGGCCGTCCGGCGTGCCCGGACTGCCTGCGTGAGGCCTCGGTCGGCTACCAGTGCATCGACTGCGTGCAGACCGGGCGGCGCGAGCAGAACGTCCAGCGCTACACCCCGCGCACGATCGCCGGCGCCCCGGTTTCGCACCGGCCGGTGGTCACGCCGATCCTCATCGTGCTCAACGTGCTGGTGTACGTGGTCACGGTGTCGCAGGCGGGCAGCCTGACCGGCAACGACGCGGCGCCGCTGTTCCGCGACGGCGTGCTGTTACCGGTGCTGATCGCGGACGACGGCGAGTGGTGGCGGCTGGTGCTGTCCGGCTTCCTGCACTACGGGCCGATTCATCTCGCCGTCAACATGCTCGCGCTGTGGATCCTCGGCCGGGACATGGAAACCCTGCTGGGACGGGTCCGCTTCACCGCGCTGTACCTGGTGTCGCTGCTGGGCGGCGCGGTGGCGGTGTACCTGTTCGACGGCATGACGAGGGCGACCGCGGGCGCGTCCGGTGCGATCTACGGCCTGCTGGGCGCGATGCTCGTCGCGGTGATCCGGTTGCGGCTCAACCCGGCGTACGCGATCGGCACGATCGTGCTGAACCTGATCATCACCGTGTCGCTGCCGAACATCTCCCTGCTCGGCCACCTCGGCGGCCTGATCGTCGGTGCGCTCGTCACGGCGGCGATGGTCTACGCGCCGGCGAAGGGGCGCCAATACTGGCAGGGCGGGGCGGTGGCGGCGCTGCTGATCGCGTTGGTGGTGCTGGTGTTCGTGCGTGACGCGCAGTTGGCGGGCGTGTCCTGCGAACTGCGCGGGAACCTGCTGTCCTGCACGGGGCTCGCCGGCTAGGGCTGCAACGCGGTCAGCGTGTCGAGCACGTCCCGCGGATCGGCGCCGAGTTCGAGCCAGCCGAAGACGAACAGCTGGTCGCCCGCTTCGATTTCCAGCGTCGCCGAGTCGCGGCCGAAGCGGCGCGTGGTGCGCACGCGCGCGGTCACCTCGGGCCAGTGCAGGTCGTGTTTTCCCGTCGTGGTGCGGATCCGCAGCCCACGCGGATCCGCGGTGAGACGGGGGCGGACGAGCAAACCGTGCAGTGATAACGCGGTCAGCGCGGTCGCCGCGACGGCGAAGAACACGGTGCCCATGCGGTCGCTCGCCAGTACCGCCGCGGCCGTCGCGAAAACGGCCGCGGCACAACCGGCTCCGACCAGAACGGGTCGCGGAGCCCAGTGCGGAGACGAGTTATCCACAGTGGTTATCCACACTGGGGAAAAGTCACAGTGCTGTAATTAGGGGTCAAGCGGCTGTTCGGGGCAATCGCCGTGATCTTCCGCTCAGCGCCAGCGCATCGTCATGAGCAGACCGACGATCATCAACGCGAAGCCCACCGCGAAGTTGCCGTTGCCGAGGTCCGCCATGAACGGGATCTTGTCGCCCGCGATGTAGTTCACGACGAGCCAGACCAGGCCGAGCAGCATCAGCCCGAACATCACGATCTTGTAGACCAGGCTGGACGGCCCAGCGGCACGCACCTTGACCGGCGTGCGCCGATCGGCCGGCGGCGTGTAAGCCGTCTTCTTGCGGACCTTGGACTTGGGCATCGGAACCTCGCGGTGTTCGTGTCTGGCCAGGTGGTGCGCATCCACCCGTACATTCACACGTTAACGTAAGCGTCCCCGAGAGAGGAGCGCGCGTGGCAGTCCTCGACGCCCCGCCACCGCGGAAGTCCGGTGGCGGTTTCGCCAGGACCGTGCGGACCATCGGCGAGCTGCTGATCACCGCCGGACTCGTCGTGCTCCTGTTCGTGGTCTACGAGCTCTACGTCACGGACCTGTTCTCCGCGCGCAAGCAGGCCAGCGCGACGGTGGCGCTGGACCAGGACTGGGCGCAGGGCCGCACGCGGCACGCCGACCTGATCGACGGCGAGGCGTTCGCGAAGATGTACATCCCGAGCTTCGGCGCGGACTACCACTTCACGATCCAGGAGGGCACGGACGCGAAGGCGCTCGAAGTCGGGCCGGGGCACTACAAGGGCACCGCCCTGCCTGGCGAGCCGGGGAACTTCGCCGTCGCGGGGCACCGCGTCGGCAAGGGCGCCCCGTTCAACGACCTCGACCTGCTCGCCTCGTGCGACGCGATCGTGATCGAGACGCAGAGCGACTTCTTCGTCTACCGCGTCCTGCCGCACGCCGACGAACTCGCGAACTGGAACGCGGACAAGGCCACGCGGCCGCAGTGCGCGAACGTCGGCACGCTGCGCACGGACGCGGCGGACGGCGGACCGTACGGCCGCACCTTCGGCCGGGAGATCGTGACGCCGGACCAAGGCGAGG carries:
- a CDS encoding FAD-binding oxidoreductase, which encodes MNPFDVETLRRSLDGAALTPGDPGYDQGRAVWNGLIDRHPAVIVQPSGPRDVATALATARNSALEVAVRGGGHNVGGAAVADGGLTIDLSSLDQVVVDPGTRTARVGGGARWQQVDTATQGHGLATVGGTVSDTGVGGLTLGGGFGWLTNQYGLTCDNLLSAEVVLPSGDVLRASDTENTDLFWALRGGGGNFGVVTEFEFRLHPVGPVVQVGLFFWEEDRGAEALRHMQGIIESLPRKAGAIIAALNAPPADFVPEEHRFRPGYALLLAGFGPEPEIADVAQQVRAGLAPLFEFTTPMPYVALQQMLDETALPGVLAYEKALYLDRFSEPVITAVTERLPLRNSPMSFLPNMFAGGAFTEVADDATAFGGARKPVVLFSIGAFANDADLLARDRQLARDLWDAVAPHSSGTGGYVNFMTDYEDDRVRASFGAAKYARLARIKAHYDPENLLHRNPNIKPALAPA
- a CDS encoding DLW-39 family protein, whose amino-acid sequence is MKKLLALAVVAGGVLFVIKRNKDAKAEADLWREATAPTERPLAAVSTNGSAPAKAAEAGTNN
- a CDS encoding DUF6403 family protein; its protein translation is MAVWLAAAAVLVLAGGGAVLLPRCRDRRRSTGTAWSSARAAVARAQISRDAAMTDIGEAEHLLTKAERLLADGGGTGAAETAEHAARRADQLWRDA
- a CDS encoding spermidine synthase; translation: MAGRGTKRRGTARPVPGRYPVRFGLAELLADADRPNAWLLTVDEVAQSYVDLDDPTHLEFEYVRRIGDVIDCLADGPLEALHLGGAGCTVPRYIAATRPGSRQLVFDADEPLIELVREQLDLRAVPNLRVRISDGREGVATRRDGSADLVVADVFQRAKMPGDVATLEFTTDVARLLRPAGTYLINVADGPGLKFARRVVATIGAVFPHVVMLADSGVLRGRRFGNVVLVASRADLPVDGITRRAASAAFPSRVTSGAELERFRGNAKPIRDDEALDTPRPPWNVFGLPPRT
- a CDS encoding helix-turn-helix transcriptional regulator, translating into MTDADAVLSALRPVLDGLAATFGGNCEVVLHDYRRPEGSVVAVAGEVTGRAPGGSMSELGLSLLKQGRDARDQINYLTRTPAGRVIKASTMLLRDRDGEVFGALCVNLDVTDLRHAAVLLGELAAVTALPDATTTFTNDVGQLIRAVVAEEELKLGRPVSRMTRAERLDLFRALDERGLFALQKAVPEVAAALGISRASAYNHLAEIRS
- a CDS encoding M14 family metallopeptidase encodes the protein MYSLRAAGGVLALVTGAALLAGTAPAHAVAAEFPAGDEGYHTYAEVTTELQKAAANHPEIAVLSSVGKSYEGRELNLIKISDNAAADEGEPEVLFTCNQHAREHLTTEMCLHIVQRFTDGYASDPHIRSMVDGHVIWVVPNVNPDGSEYDISDTDYKYWRKNRRPVEDGKIGTDLNRNWGYKWGCCDGSSARPASDTYRGPSAFSEPETQAVSRFVDSRAAGGKQRIKAHIDFHTYSELVLWPFGHTEDDTGEGMTAEENARFRDVGQRMAATNQYKAQQSSDLYVTDGDINDWMWGTHKILTFTFEMYPTSPFPGFYPPDEDIVRETTRNDAAVDILISEAR
- a CDS encoding DUF2020 domain-containing protein, translated to MRRVMPALLAAAALAGCAAQQAPEAPPSPSAPPTIAVQLPPEPTPARAAPCPYLENSFVANANGQRVSKVEVSADQPHPACFFYALSGKLQLTVWVYTGDPAVAKAIVDQAAPVATSNPATDPPGWQGGYAAKPDGAVYAVAKDGTAVVVTTDQQQTVKARTVARQAISRL
- a CDS encoding DUF6918 family protein — its product is MADTLKEILLDSSRRPAVVTDLETLVDEEVSDKGGVSGAVIKTGFAAVKKIKPGIIGSAVDSLLDDFTAALEPFYADFKAQGGGDFGAYLSSRGDQAADALLSVTDARAAKSSRDSIKKVYEKLRPNGKKNVEEALPRLGKLIDKHAAAA
- a CDS encoding peptidylprolyl isomerase, whose translation is MTQSSESLVGAKATAVLHTNAGDIRINLFPDHAPKTVANFVGLAEGTKEYQRPNAKGENSGPFYDGAIFHRVISGFMIQGGDPTGTGRGGPGYQFGDEFHPELQFDRPYLLAMANAGPGTNGSQFFITVAKTPHLNFKHTIFGEVADQQSRDVVDSIANTATGPADKPLQDVVIEKIDIERAG
- a CDS encoding rhomboid family intramembrane serine protease, translating into MNMPPHPPVSQPPQQSALPGCWWHPSRPTGLTCVRCGRPACPDCLREASVGYQCIDCVQTGRREQNVQRYTPRTIAGAPVSHRPVVTPILIVLNVLVYVVTVSQAGSLTGNDAAPLFRDGVLLPVLIADDGEWWRLVLSGFLHYGPIHLAVNMLALWILGRDMETLLGRVRFTALYLVSLLGGAVAVYLFDGMTRATAGASGAIYGLLGAMLVAVIRLRLNPAYAIGTIVLNLIITVSLPNISLLGHLGGLIVGALVTAAMVYAPAKGRQYWQGGAVAALLIALVVLVFVRDAQLAGVSCELRGNLLSCTGLAG
- a CDS encoding PH domain-containing protein; amino-acid sequence: MGTVFFAVAATALTALSLHGLLVRPRLTADPRGLRIRTTTGKHDLHWPEVTARVRTTRRFGRDSATLEIEAGDQLFVFGWLELGADPRDVLDTLTALQP
- the crgA gene encoding cell division protein CrgA, whose product is MPKSKVRKKTAYTPPADRRTPVKVRAAGPSSLVYKIVMFGLMLLGLVWLVVNYIAGDKIPFMADLGNGNFAVGFALMIVGLLMTMRWR
- a CDS encoding class E sortase — translated: MAVLDAPPPRKSGGGFARTVRTIGELLITAGLVVLLFVVYELYVTDLFSARKQASATVALDQDWAQGRTRHADLIDGEAFAKMYIPSFGADYHFTIQEGTDAKALEVGPGHYKGTALPGEPGNFAVAGHRVGKGAPFNDLDLLASCDAIVIETQSDFFVYRVLPHADELANWNADKATRPQCANVGTLRTDAADGGPYGRTFGREIVTPDQGEVVAPVPHQTADVLPPAQQVALLTLTTCHPRFSDKQRLIVHAVLTNQYPKTPGATYEQLLQAIGGV